A genomic segment from Rahnella aceris encodes:
- a CDS encoding TIGR04028 family ABC transporter substrate-binding protein, with amino-acid sequence MKNIRRINAVTRALALGALLTSTFSAIAADGTPVQGGTLIYLEQQAHTNLYPPAGGFYPNGGILNQITDKLTYQNPKTLEIEPWIAESWSFNADKTEYTFKLRPGVTFSDGTPLDANAVAKNFDTYGLGNKEHHLPVSEVINNYDHSEVVDPLTVKFYFKKSSPGFLQGTATIGSGLVSLSTLDRNFDALGDATHIIGSGPFVVSKETLGREVDLTARKDYNWGPKNLKQQGRANLDGIKVIVTGEDSVRIGALLAGQADFIRQVQAYDEKQAKDQNFPLYAAPTKGVNDSISFRPDNALVSDLKVRQALLHATNSKQVVDTLFSPNYPQATSVIAKTAAGYVDLSHKLTYDPTLSKKLLDEAGWKPGPDGIRQKDGKTLSLTIYESLPQPQNKEVLQLVSQQWSQVGAKLNILAGDAGSRVADNLDPEKTPANVVEVGRADPDVIKSSFYPTNRDALLQKGGLSSKVKSFRDDKLNDLLTAISAEVDPKKRLELTGDVQNYLLDQAYVIPIFEEPQVFAGAPYFKGVSFEAVGRPSFYGAWLEKH; translated from the coding sequence ATGAAGAACATTCGCCGGATTAACGCGGTGACCCGCGCACTGGCTTTAGGGGCACTTCTCACCAGCACGTTTTCTGCCATCGCCGCCGACGGCACACCGGTTCAGGGCGGCACGCTGATTTATCTTGAACAGCAGGCGCACACCAACCTGTATCCGCCCGCAGGTGGCTTCTACCCGAACGGCGGCATACTCAATCAGATCACCGACAAACTGACTTACCAGAATCCGAAGACGCTGGAGATTGAACCCTGGATTGCTGAATCCTGGTCATTCAACGCAGATAAAACCGAATACACCTTTAAACTGCGTCCGGGCGTGACCTTCTCCGACGGCACGCCGCTCGATGCCAACGCGGTCGCCAAAAACTTTGATACTTACGGTCTGGGCAACAAAGAGCATCACCTGCCGGTCTCCGAAGTCATCAACAATTATGACCACAGCGAAGTGGTTGATCCGCTGACCGTGAAGTTCTATTTCAAAAAATCCTCGCCGGGATTCCTGCAGGGCACGGCAACCATTGGCTCCGGTCTGGTGTCGCTGAGCACGCTGGATCGTAATTTTGATGCGCTGGGCGACGCCACGCACATCATCGGTTCCGGCCCGTTTGTGGTCAGCAAAGAAACGCTGGGGCGTGAAGTCGATCTGACTGCCCGCAAGGATTACAACTGGGGGCCGAAAAACCTTAAACAGCAGGGTCGCGCTAACCTCGACGGCATCAAAGTGATCGTGACCGGTGAAGACAGCGTGCGTATCGGCGCACTGCTGGCGGGTCAGGCTGATTTCATCCGTCAGGTTCAGGCGTATGACGAGAAACAGGCCAAAGACCAGAACTTCCCGCTTTATGCCGCGCCGACCAAAGGCGTTAACGACAGCATTTCGTTCCGGCCGGACAACGCGCTGGTGTCGGATCTGAAAGTGCGTCAGGCGCTGCTGCACGCCACCAACAGCAAACAGGTGGTCGATACGCTGTTCTCACCAAACTATCCGCAGGCCACTTCGGTGATTGCCAAAACGGCGGCCGGTTATGTCGATCTGAGCCACAAACTGACCTACGACCCGACGCTGTCCAAAAAGCTGCTCGATGAGGCGGGCTGGAAACCAGGCCCGGACGGCATCCGCCAGAAAGACGGCAAAACGCTGTCACTGACTATTTATGAATCGCTGCCACAGCCGCAGAACAAAGAGGTGTTGCAACTGGTTTCCCAGCAATGGAGCCAGGTCGGCGCGAAGCTGAATATTCTGGCGGGCGACGCGGGCAGCCGCGTAGCGGATAACCTCGATCCGGAGAAAACCCCGGCTAACGTGGTGGAAGTCGGACGCGCCGATCCGGACGTCATCAAAAGCTCCTTCTACCCGACCAACCGCGATGCGCTGCTGCAAAAAGGCGGCCTGAGCAGCAAGGTGAAAAGCTTCCGTGACGACAAACTTAACGATCTGCTGACCGCGATTTCTGCCGAAGTCGATCCGAAAAAACGGCTTGAACTGACCGGTGACGTGCAGAACTACCTGCTCGATCAGGCGTATGTCATTCCGATTTTCGAAGAGCCGCAGGTGTTTGCCGGTGCGCCGTATTTCAAAGGCGTAAGCTTTGAAGCGGTCGGGCGTCCGAGCTTCTACGGCGCATGGCTGGAAAAGCATTAA
- a CDS encoding malonic semialdehyde reductase — protein MAEALTASALATLFTEARTHNGWLDKPVTSEQLKTIYQLARMGPTSANCSPLRIVFIQSPEAKEKLAPALSGGNLKKTMTAPVTAIIAWDPEFYELLPELYPSGDARSWFTSSPQLAHDTAFRNSSLQAAYLIMACRSLGLDTGPMSGFDNARVDETFLAQEGWKSNFLINIGYGDHSKVYPRAPRLDFDRACRVL, from the coding sequence ATGGCCGAAGCATTAACCGCCAGCGCGCTGGCAACCTTATTCACCGAAGCCCGCACGCACAACGGCTGGCTGGATAAACCGGTCACCAGCGAACAACTGAAAACGATTTACCAACTGGCGCGCATGGGGCCGACCTCGGCCAACTGCAGCCCGCTGCGCATCGTGTTTATTCAGAGTCCGGAGGCGAAAGAAAAACTGGCTCCGGCGCTTTCGGGCGGCAATCTGAAAAAAACCATGACTGCGCCGGTGACGGCGATCATTGCCTGGGATCCGGAATTTTACGAACTGCTGCCGGAACTGTATCCCTCCGGCGATGCCCGTTCGTGGTTCACCTCCAGCCCGCAACTGGCGCACGACACGGCATTTCGCAACAGCAGCTTGCAGGCCGCGTACCTGATCATGGCCTGCCGCTCCCTCGGGCTGGATACCGGGCCGATGTCCGGTTTTGACAACGCCAGAGTCGATGAAACATTTCTGGCGCAGGAAGGCTGGAAATCTAATTTCCTGATCAACATCGGTTACGGCGATCACAGCAAAGTGTATCCGCGTGCACCACGCCTTGATTTCGACCGCGCCTGCCGCGTGCTGTAA
- a CDS encoding ABC transporter permease, whose product MSRYVSGRFGQALLVLWAAFTVSFILLQVLPGDAILIKFQNPDMGLSPAQIADMRAAYGADVPVWQQYLHTLGNFLRGDLGYSIQAGVPVTELLSSNFPPTLRLALMGFALAAVVAFALAFLSSLLHFGWLKNAFQAVPSLFISIPTFWLGIALIQFFSFHLRWIPVINPGEWVGLILPVITLAVPISAPLAQILIRSIDQVQTQPFVAVARAKGASRSGVLWRHVARNALLPALTIAGLLFGELIAGALITETVFGLNGLGQLTQQAVNNQDVAVLQAIVVISAAAFVGINLLVDLLYPLLDPRLKTSASKHSGGATA is encoded by the coding sequence ATGAGCCGATACGTGAGCGGTCGATTCGGGCAGGCTTTGCTGGTGTTGTGGGCGGCGTTTACCGTCTCCTTCATCCTGTTGCAGGTGCTGCCCGGCGACGCGATTCTGATTAAATTCCAGAACCCGGACATGGGATTAAGCCCGGCACAAATCGCCGATATGCGTGCCGCTTACGGCGCGGATGTGCCGGTCTGGCAACAATATCTGCATACGCTGGGCAATTTCCTGCGCGGGGATCTGGGTTACTCGATTCAGGCTGGCGTACCGGTCACCGAATTACTCAGCAGCAACTTTCCGCCGACACTGCGTCTGGCGCTGATGGGTTTTGCTCTGGCCGCCGTGGTGGCTTTTGCGCTGGCATTTCTTTCCAGCCTGTTGCATTTCGGCTGGCTGAAAAATGCTTTTCAGGCGGTGCCGTCGCTGTTTATTTCCATCCCGACCTTCTGGCTGGGCATCGCGCTGATTCAGTTTTTCTCGTTCCATCTGCGCTGGATCCCGGTGATTAATCCGGGTGAATGGGTCGGGCTGATTCTGCCGGTTATCACCCTGGCGGTACCGATTTCCGCGCCGCTGGCGCAGATCCTCATCCGCAGTATTGATCAGGTGCAAACCCAGCCGTTTGTCGCCGTCGCCCGCGCCAAAGGTGCCAGCCGCAGCGGCGTGTTGTGGCGTCATGTGGCGCGCAACGCCCTGCTTCCGGCGCTGACCATTGCCGGTTTGCTGTTTGGCGAACTGATTGCCGGAGCGCTGATCACCGAAACCGTCTTCGGTCTTAACGGCCTCGGGCAACTGACCCAGCAGGCAGTGAATAATCAGGATGTCGCGGTATTGCAGGCGATTGTGGTGATTTCCGCCGCCGCCTTTGTTGGCATCAATTTACTGGTCGATTTGCTGTATCCGCTGCTCGACCCGCGCCTTAAAACCTCTGCCTCTAAACATTCAGGAGGAGCCACCGCATGA
- the rutG gene encoding pyrimidine utilization transport protein G, which translates to MANTWFPQWRKREGNLDGAVIAPDERLPFGSTVIMGLQHTVAMFGATVLMPLLMGFDANMAILMSGIGTLLFFLVVGGRVPSYLGSSAAFVGLVIAVTGYSGHGANPNIGVALGGIIACGVIYTLIGFVVMAAGTRWIERLMPPVVTGAVVMAIGLNLAPIAINSVSASSFDSWMAVMTVLCIGSVAVFTRGLVQRLLLLLGLVAAYLIYMVITNGLGLGTPVDFSAVAQAPWFGIPAITTPVFSSHAMLMIAPVAVILVAENLGHIKAVAGMTGKNLDPYMGRAFVGDGLATLLSASAGGTGVTTYAENIGVMAVTKIYSTLIFVAAAIVAIVLGFSPKFGALIHTIPGPVLGGASIVVFGLIAVAGARIWVQNQVDLGLNGNLIMVAVTLVLGAGNFTLSLGGFSMGGIGTATFGAILLNAFLSRSKQAKIQPEIKAGTEAALKDH; encoded by the coding sequence ATGGCAAATACCTGGTTTCCACAATGGCGTAAAAGAGAAGGCAATCTGGATGGCGCAGTGATCGCGCCGGATGAACGGCTGCCGTTCGGATCGACAGTAATCATGGGGCTGCAACATACGGTGGCGATGTTTGGTGCCACCGTGTTAATGCCATTGCTGATGGGTTTTGATGCCAACATGGCGATTTTGATGTCGGGCATCGGCACCCTGCTGTTCTTCCTGGTGGTCGGCGGACGCGTACCCAGTTATCTCGGTTCCAGCGCCGCGTTTGTCGGGCTGGTGATCGCTGTGACCGGCTACAGCGGCCATGGCGCGAACCCGAATATCGGCGTGGCGCTGGGGGGCATTATTGCCTGCGGCGTGATTTATACATTGATCGGTTTTGTGGTGATGGCAGCCGGTACGCGCTGGATTGAACGCCTGATGCCGCCGGTCGTCACCGGTGCGGTGGTGATGGCAATTGGTCTGAACCTCGCGCCGATTGCCATTAACAGCGTGTCGGCCTCTTCATTTGACAGCTGGATGGCGGTAATGACCGTGCTGTGTATCGGCTCGGTGGCGGTGTTCACCCGCGGCCTGGTGCAGCGCCTGTTATTGTTGCTCGGTCTGGTGGCGGCGTACCTGATTTACATGGTCATTACCAACGGCCTCGGGCTGGGCACACCGGTAGATTTCAGCGCTGTGGCACAGGCGCCGTGGTTTGGCATCCCGGCCATCACCACGCCGGTGTTCAGTTCTCACGCCATGCTGATGATTGCGCCAGTGGCGGTGATTCTGGTGGCGGAAAACCTGGGCCACATTAAAGCCGTGGCCGGTATGACCGGCAAAAATCTCGACCCGTACATGGGCCGCGCGTTTGTCGGTGACGGTCTGGCAACCTTACTTTCCGCCTCGGCGGGCGGCACCGGTGTGACGACTTATGCCGAAAACATCGGCGTGATGGCGGTCACCAAGATTTACTCCACGCTGATTTTTGTTGCTGCGGCGATTGTTGCCATTGTGTTGGGCTTCTCGCCCAAGTTTGGTGCACTGATCCACACCATTCCGGGGCCGGTACTCGGCGGCGCATCGATTGTGGTGTTCGGACTGATTGCTGTGGCAGGTGCCCGCATCTGGGTACAAAACCAGGTGGATCTGGGACTTAACGGAAATTTGATCATGGTGGCAGTCACGCTGGTACTGGGCGCAGGCAACTTTACCCTGAGCCTGGGCGGCTTCAGCATGGGCGGCATCGGCACAGCCACGTTTGGTGCCATTTTGCTCAATGCCTTCCTGAGTCGCAGCAAACAGGCAAAAATTCAGCCTGAAATAAAAGCTGGCACAGAAGCTGCATTAAAAGATCACTGA
- the rutF gene encoding NADH-dependent FMN reductase RutF, whose product MPVVEKHAAVEKQAAVEKQEYRDAMARLGSAVNIITTDGPGGRAGFTASAVCSVTDSPPTLLVCLNRSASVYPVFKENQVLCVNTLADCHESLSNLFGGKTPTEQRFEAAEWERLATGSPILTDALVSFDCKVTQITSVGTHDILFCEAVALRRNDDSHGLVYFDRRYHPLMRQIA is encoded by the coding sequence ATGCCAGTCGTTGAAAAACACGCTGCCGTTGAGAAACAAGCCGCCGTTGAAAAACAAGAGTACCGCGATGCGATGGCGCGCCTCGGCTCAGCCGTCAACATCATCACCACCGACGGCCCCGGCGGACGTGCAGGTTTCACCGCCTCCGCCGTATGCAGCGTCACCGATTCGCCGCCGACATTGCTGGTCTGCCTGAACCGCTCAGCGTCGGTGTATCCGGTCTTCAAAGAGAATCAGGTGCTGTGCGTTAACACGCTGGCTGATTGCCATGAGTCACTGTCCAATTTATTCGGTGGAAAAACGCCGACGGAGCAACGCTTTGAAGCCGCTGAGTGGGAACGCCTCGCCACCGGCTCGCCGATCCTCACCGACGCGCTGGTGTCGTTTGACTGCAAAGTCACGCAAATCACCAGCGTCGGCACCCACGACATTTTGTTTTGTGAAGCCGTTGCGTTACGACGCAACGACGACAGCCACGGACTGGTGTATTTCGACCGGCGCTATCACCCGCTGATGCGTCAGATAGCCTGA